Proteins from a single region of Juglans microcarpa x Juglans regia isolate MS1-56 chromosome 5S, Jm3101_v1.0, whole genome shotgun sequence:
- the LOC121267035 gene encoding uncharacterized protein LOC121267035, producing MGCGRNSHRTLKICCGVTTIFLITVIVVAVVLFFTVLKPKDPKIIAQPVGLENFKLQVLPVFGLNVTLGILVTVDNRNYGSFKHEASTAYVSYRGNVVAETPIEEDTIPARQKHNISTSVEITADKLLTNLDFWSDFAIGILNFTSATTLHGKASLLKLFKTKVTSYTTCDISIFIQTKRADSVCKSRVKL from the coding sequence atGGGGTGTGGAAGAAATTCTCACAGAACCCTGAAAATCTGCTGTGGTGTCACTACCATTTTCCTCATCACTGTCATAGTGGTGGCAGTTGTCTTGTTCTTCACCGTTTTAAAGCCTAAAGACCCCAAAATAATAGCTCAGCCTGTTGGCCTGGAAAACTTTAAACTACAAGTACTGCCAGTTTTCGGGCTAAACGTCACATTAGGGATATTGGTCACGGTTGATAATCGTAACTATGGAAGCTTTAAGCACGAGGCAAGCACTGCTTATGTGAGTTATCGTGGGAATGTCGTGGCTGAAACTCCGATAGAAGAGGACACAATTCCTGCTCGTCAGAAGCACAATATAAGCACATCCGTGGAAATCACTGCAGATAAGTTATTAACAAATCTTGATTTTTGGTCTGACTTTGCTATTGGGATCCTGAATTTTACTTCGGCAACTACCCTGCATGGGAAGGCCAGCCTATTGAAGCTGTTCAAGACGAAAGTTACCAGTTATACCACCTGTGACATCTCTATCTTCATTCAAACCAAGAGAGCTGATTCTGTTTGCAAATCGAGGGTCAAGCTATAA